In one window of Drosophila innubila isolate TH190305 chromosome 2L unlocalized genomic scaffold, UK_Dinn_1.0 4_B_2L, whole genome shotgun sequence DNA:
- the LOC117794481 gene encoding uncharacterized protein LOC117794481: protein MSHKMLQVPATTLLLLIALLQLAATVAVAAAATGNGDTTTTSILERQIDSSLQNAKLIESKVLPDLVGLQRNQEDDKWQHIYRFIDDGFPVLELYGYKTKPDIPYTLIIPKIDVRSIEKPRLKEFMLEHLVPGKIFDSYNAVSTGKEEEEPNGNGNGHKIVFRKLEKSHNNVWLLNGQQILYKLRINEHLMAIGIDGYLGDRKSPYSKRNIQETNNRYNDPQPLEQPNITNAHAKVEPIIKESKASPLMSFLANMKTGTKVFQHFLSKSNLTRIMDDNAYTVLIPSDNAFQRWHPIDWGFYPFSVPEFTESVLRNHFLPMQRPLRISDVKNVDQMIVHTMGGEDVVFHGQPTPTVNNVSIMSDYTLSNGNQVFIISEVLFVSEAVVSKLHQMHKDKETPPLLAFPWFGAQFLSHSFLALERDSRFTQITRYLNNAEIAPHISGANYTFFVPEDKAFEKLGFDRLSDDVMASQRGIKMLLNHFVRGRLYNRDLRDNEVFETIGGGHLKITRNPGSNYTSVNNAQITESEVFVYNLGTMYYIDDILYSHMLRDHITKSTKTRSDRNGGEGGGGSRSTVRPSDVEIVPNEFESEHNGGDYAIHGDDDEFEDEIITPKALPVQFYELPK from the exons ATGTcacacaaaatgttgcaagtgccggcaacaacattgttgttgctcattgCACTGCTTCAGCTAGCTGCCACTGtcgctgtggcagctgcagcaactggAAACGgcgacacaacaacaaccagcatCTTGGAGCGCCAAATTGATTCAAGTCTGCAGAATGCCAAGCTGATTGAGAGCAAAGTGCTGCCCGATTTGGTGGGACTGCAACGCAATCAGGAAGATGACAAGTGGCAACACATTTACCGGTTTATTGACGATGGCTTTCCAGTTTTAGAGCTATACGGGTATAAGACCAAGCCAG ATATACCTTACACATTAATTATACCCAAAATCGATGTGCGCAGCATTGAGAAGCCGCGATTGAAGGAGTTCATGTTGGAACACTTGGTGCCTGGTAAAATCTTTGATAGTTACAATGCCGTATCAACTGGCAAGGAAGAGGAGGAGCCAAATGGTAATGGAAATGGACATAAAATCGTTTTTCGTAAATTGGAGAAATCCCACAACAATGTTTGGCTACTCAATGGACAGCAAATACTCTACAAGCTTCGTATCAATGAACATTTGATGGCCATTGGAATTGATGGTTATTTGGGTGATAGAAAATCGCCCTACTCCAAGCGTAACATACAGGAAACGAACAA TCGCTACAATGACCCACAGCCGCTGGAGCAGCCGAACATTACAAATGCACACGCCAAAGTGGAGCCCATTATTAAGGAATCAAAGGCCAGTCCATTGATGTCGTTTTTGGCCAACATGAAGACGGGCACAAAAGTGTTCCAACATTTTCTATCGAAAAGCAATCTGACACGCATTATGGATGATAATGCCTACACGGTTCTCATACCATCGGACAATGCCTTCCAACGTTGGCATCCCATCGATTGGGGATTTTATCCATTTAGTGTGCCCGAGTTCACCGAAAGTGTATTGCGTAATCATTTCCTGCCCATGCAGCGTCCATTGCGTATCTCCGATGTCAAGAACGTGGATCAAATGATTGTCCATACCATGGGCGGTGAGGATGTGGTATTCCATGGTCAAC ccacgcccactgtgAATAATGTGAGCATTATGTCCGACTACACGCTCTCCAATGGCAACCAGGTTTTCATTATTTCCGAAGTATTATTTGTCTCCGAGGCTGTGGTTTCCAAATTACATCAG ATGCACAAGGATAAGGAAACGCCTCCATTATTGGCATTCCCGTGGTTTGGTGCACAGTTTCTATCGCATTCATTCTTGGCCTTGGAGCGAGATTCTCGATTTACGCAAATCACAAG ATATCTAAACAATGCGGAAATCGCTCCACACATCTCTGGAGCCAACTATACGTTCTTCGTGCCCGAAGACAAGGCCTTTGAAAAGCTGGGCTTCGACAGACTCTCCGATGATGTTATG GCCTCGCAGCGTGGCATTAAGATGTTATTGAATCACTTTGTGCGTGGACGCCTCTACAATCGGGATCTGCGAGATAATGAGGTATTTGAGACTATTGGAGGCGGTCATTTGAAGATAACCCGAAATCCAGGAAGCAACTATACGAGCGTAAATAATGCACAGATTACAGAGAGCGAAGTGTTTGTCTATAATCTGGGCACCATGTACTATATAGACGATATACTTTATTCACATATGCTACGCGATCATATTACCAAATCGACTAAAACGAGATCAGATCGAAATGGTGGCGAGGGCGGCGGGGGTTCACGTAGTACCGTCCGTCCCAGTGATGTGGAGATTGTTCCCAATGAATTTGAGAGCGAGCATAATGGCGGTGATTATGCCATACATGGCGATGATGATGAGTTCGAGGATGAGATTATAACGCCAAAAGCGTTGCCCGTCCAGTTTTATGAGTTGCCCAAGTAA